The following DNA comes from Methanosarcina vacuolata Z-761.
ATATCAACCGAAGCCTATATCGGAAAACATTTAACCCAATCCCACAATACTAAGCACTTAATGTCAAAGCTTACACTTATCTCCACAATCTATTCCCTTGAGCCTGTTATCATCTGCGTGACCAGGCTTTCCCCTTCAAAAATTATACTGCTGTCAGAGGAAGGGGCGCCCGATAAAAAGGTGCAGTCTGAAGAAATGATCGAAAAAACGTTTAAAAACGCGCTTGAGATTGAGAAAAAGTACACGTCTGTTTATGACACCGTGCGCGTAGCGAAAGACGTTGCTGAACTGATTGAACAGGAACATGACAGGGGTAACCAGGTAATTGTAAATGTGTCTGGTGGGCGGAAACCACAGGCTTTTGGAGCGCTTTTCGGGGCTTATGCAAGAAACGATATGGTGCAGAGAGTTGTATATGTGACCGAAGAAGACAGTTTCATGATTGATTTTCCGGTTTTGAGTTTTAACCTTTCGGAAACAAAGAAACTGATACTTGAAGAGATCCAGAAAGGAGTTTCTTCGGTTACCCAGATTGCGGTGACTGCCGGAATTTCTAAAGGA
Coding sequences within:
- the csa3 gene encoding CRISPR-associated CARF protein Csa3, yielding MSKLTLISTIYSLEPVIICVTRLSPSKIILLSEEGAPDKKVQSEEMIEKTFKNALEIEKKYTSVYDTVRVAKDVAELIEQEHDRGNQVIVNVSGGRKPQAFGALFGAYARNDMVQRVVYVTEEDSFMIDFPVLSFNLSETKKLILEEIQKGVSSVTQIAVTAGISKGMTYNHIRELKAMGYITDGENGYIITDAGRIASI